A stretch of the Desulfobaccales bacterium genome encodes the following:
- the lexA gene encoding transcriptional repressor LexA, translated as MKPLTDRQQSVLTFVEEFCSRQGYPPTVREVAAAFGIQPRAAVDHLAALKRKGHLHREPGVSRGLTLAMRSVGPVVEVPVLGRIAAGQPLLASENVEETLPLPSSWVRGEEVFLLKVTGESMAPVILPDDLVMVRVQARVARGEIAVVLVDDEATLKRVYEEAGGLVLKGDNPDFTPLRYSADEAVDVQVLGKVVGVYRNLESKRHG; from the coding sequence ATGAAGCCGCTAACCGACCGACAACAGTCCGTTTTGACCTTTGTGGAAGAGTTCTGCTCCCGCCAGGGGTATCCCCCCACGGTGCGGGAGGTGGCGGCCGCCTTCGGCATCCAGCCCCGGGCCGCCGTGGACCACCTGGCGGCCCTGAAGCGCAAGGGCCACCTCCACCGGGAGCCGGGGGTGTCCCGGGGGCTGACTCTGGCGATGCGTAGCGTGGGGCCGGTGGTGGAAGTGCCGGTTCTGGGCCGCATTGCTGCGGGTCAGCCACTTTTGGCCAGCGAGAACGTTGAGGAGACCCTGCCCCTGCCCAGTTCCTGGGTGCGAGGCGAGGAAGTCTTTCTCCTGAAGGTCACCGGAGAGAGCATGGCGCCGGTAATCCTGCCCGACGATTTGGTGATGGTTCGAGTCCAGGCCCGGGTGGCCCGGGGCGAGATCGCGGTAGTGCTGGTGGACGACGAGGCCACCTTAAAAAGGGTGTACGAGGAGGCCGGAGGTTTGGTCCTCAAGGGCGACAACCCGGATTTCACGCCGCTGCGCTATTCTGCGGATGAGGCCGTGGACGTTCAGGTCCTGGGCAAGGTGGTGGGCGTGTACCGCAACCTGGAGAGCAAAAGACACGGATGA
- the cooS gene encoding anaerobic carbon-monoxide dehydrogenase catalytic subunit, translating to MAELDVMKCSIDPATQEMLKKAQAEGIETIFDRAQTMKPCPIGAEGACCRICAQGPCRVPPPKKAKEGEEQKKQAVGLCGATAETIVARNFARMVCAGTASHNDHSRGTALLFKEVAHGRAQGYEIKDVAKLRKVARDWNVAISDGEGDDAKPRGKDVIAQELADKVLSEFGQQTGEITYVNRAPKKRQEIWRKLGIVPRGYDIEVVELMHRTHMGVDQEYHNIIKQCSRTALSDGWGGSMISTDLQDILFGCPVPVAGEINLGVLKEDHVNIIIHGHEPLLPEMIYVAAQEPEAITYAQNKGAKGVQLAGMCCSANEILMRHGIPVAGNYLQQELAIITGAVDAMVVDVQCEMQSLANVAKCYHTKLITTDPRARIEGETMHIPFDEHHALDVARNIVREAIDNFANRRAPVLIPSQSHPTVVGFSYETIQYLLGGSIRGSYYTLNDNIIGGRVRGVAGVVGCNNCRTMHDNSHLTMIKELLKNDVIVLTTGCSAMTAGKFGLLSPESAKEHCGPGLAEVCETVGIPPVLHMGSCVDNSRILMAATACIKAGGLGTDICDMPAAGAAPEWMSEKAIAIGQYFVASGVYTLFGVTFPSTGSELLSEYLFKGIEEELGGKWDFEPDPELAAKKMIAHIDSKRKALGIDKARERVLFDMDMRREMAEAAAAGEEH from the coding sequence ATGGCTGAGTTAGATGTGATGAAATGTTCTATAGACCCTGCGACCCAGGAGATGCTCAAGAAGGCCCAGGCGGAAGGTATCGAAACCATCTTTGACCGGGCCCAGACCATGAAGCCCTGCCCCATCGGGGCCGAGGGCGCCTGCTGCCGCATCTGCGCCCAGGGTCCCTGTCGCGTGCCCCCGCCCAAGAAGGCGAAAGAAGGCGAGGAGCAGAAGAAGCAGGCTGTGGGCCTGTGCGGCGCCACCGCCGAGACCATCGTGGCCCGGAACTTCGCCCGCATGGTTTGCGCCGGGACTGCGTCCCACAATGACCATTCCCGTGGCACCGCCCTGTTGTTCAAGGAAGTGGCCCACGGCAGGGCCCAGGGTTATGAGATCAAAGACGTGGCCAAGCTGCGCAAGGTGGCCCGGGATTGGAACGTGGCCATCAGCGACGGTGAAGGCGACGACGCCAAACCCCGCGGAAAAGATGTCATCGCCCAGGAACTGGCGGACAAGGTCTTGTCGGAGTTTGGCCAGCAGACCGGCGAAATCACCTATGTGAACCGGGCTCCCAAGAAACGCCAGGAGATCTGGCGCAAGCTGGGGATAGTGCCCCGGGGCTACGACATCGAGGTCGTGGAACTGATGCACCGCACCCACATGGGCGTGGACCAGGAATACCACAACATCATCAAGCAGTGCAGCCGCACTGCCCTTTCCGATGGCTGGGGCGGCTCCATGATCTCCACCGACCTCCAGGACATCCTGTTCGGCTGCCCGGTACCGGTAGCCGGCGAGATCAATCTGGGCGTCCTCAAAGAAGACCACGTCAACATCATCATCCACGGCCATGAGCCGCTGTTGCCCGAGATGATCTACGTGGCGGCCCAGGAGCCGGAAGCGATCACCTACGCCCAGAACAAGGGCGCCAAGGGCGTTCAGTTGGCCGGCATGTGCTGCTCCGCCAACGAGATCCTCATGCGCCACGGCATCCCGGTGGCGGGCAACTACCTGCAGCAGGAGTTGGCCATCATCACCGGCGCGGTGGACGCCATGGTGGTGGACGTGCAGTGCGAGATGCAGTCCCTGGCCAACGTGGCCAAGTGCTACCACACCAAGCTGATTACCACCGATCCCCGGGCCCGGATCGAAGGGGAGACCATGCACATCCCCTTTGACGAACATCATGCCCTGGACGTGGCCCGGAATATAGTGCGGGAAGCCATCGACAACTTCGCCAATCGCCGTGCCCCGGTGCTGATCCCGTCCCAGAGCCATCCCACCGTAGTGGGCTTCAGCTATGAGACCATCCAGTACCTGCTGGGCGGCTCCATCCGCGGCTCGTATTACACCCTGAACGACAACATCATCGGCGGCCGGGTGCGGGGCGTGGCCGGCGTGGTGGGCTGCAACAACTGCCGCACCATGCACGACAACTCCCATCTCACCATGATCAAGGAACTGCTGAAGAACGACGTCATCGTCCTGACCACCGGCTGCTCCGCCATGACCGCGGGGAAATTCGGGTTGTTGAGCCCGGAATCGGCCAAAGAGCACTGCGGTCCCGGCCTGGCCGAGGTCTGCGAAACCGTGGGCATCCCGCCGGTGCTGCACATGGGCTCCTGCGTGGATAACTCCCGGATCCTGATGGCGGCCACCGCCTGCATCAAGGCCGGCGGCCTGGGCACCGACATCTGCGATATGCCCGCGGCGGGCGCGGCGCCGGAGTGGATGAGTGAAAAAGCCATCGCCATCGGCCAGTACTTCGTGGCCTCGGGCGTCTACACCCTGTTTGGGGTCACCTTCCCCAGCACCGGGTCCGAGCTCCTCAGCGAATACCTGTTCAAGGGTATCGAAGAAGAGCTAGGCGGCAAGTGGGACTTCGAGCCCGACCCGGAGTTGGCGGCCAAGAAGATGATCGCCCACATCGACAGCAAGCGCAAAGCCCTGGGCATCGACAAGGCTCGGGAGCGGGTGCTCTTCGACATGGATATGCGCCGGGAAATGGCTGAAGCCGCCGCAGCAGGGGAAGAGCATTAA
- the acsC gene encoding acetyl-CoA decarbonylase/synthase complex subunit gamma, with product MALTGIEIFKMLAKTNCKECGYPTCLAFAMALASGKAELAACPYVSDEVKDKLAEASAPPIRPIKFPMKEGVKAIGGETVMFRHEKTFFNPTVIAGLVTTAASDAEVDAKLAQFMKLQYDRVGLLLRPEMIVVHDAGGDAGKFAALAKKVADKTDAAILLCSEKADVTKAGAEAVKDRKPTLGVATAANVDAMGALAKEMGLPLVAKGEGYDSLAELVTKLTGMGLKDLIIDTGSRDLKQAFQDQIVLRRAALVPKFRPFGFPTITVPAQMTDDPMMEKLYASVFIAKYGGIVVVNDLSADGIFPLLLERLNIYTDPQKPMIITPGIYEIGTPGPDSPVAITTNFALTYFIVSGEIESSKVSTWLLIQDTEGLSVMTAWAAGKFSGDSVAMFVKKCGIADKVKTRTLLIPGYAAGISGDLEEELPDWKVLIGPREASHIPALLKTM from the coding sequence ATGGCATTAACTGGAATTGAAATCTTTAAAATGCTCGCCAAAACCAACTGTAAGGAATGCGGCTACCCCACGTGTCTGGCCTTTGCCATGGCCCTGGCCAGTGGTAAGGCGGAGTTGGCTGCCTGTCCTTATGTGTCCGATGAGGTAAAAGATAAACTTGCCGAAGCTTCGGCCCCGCCCATCCGCCCCATTAAATTTCCGATGAAGGAAGGGGTGAAGGCCATCGGCGGTGAGACCGTGATGTTCCGTCACGAAAAGACCTTCTTCAACCCCACCGTGATCGCCGGATTGGTTACCACCGCCGCCTCCGATGCGGAAGTGGATGCCAAGCTGGCCCAGTTCATGAAATTGCAGTATGACCGGGTAGGTTTGCTGCTGCGCCCGGAAATGATAGTTGTTCATGATGCCGGTGGCGATGCCGGCAAATTTGCCGCTCTGGCCAAAAAAGTGGCGGATAAGACCGACGCCGCTATCCTGCTGTGCAGCGAAAAGGCGGACGTGACCAAGGCTGGCGCCGAAGCGGTGAAAGACCGCAAACCCACCCTGGGTGTAGCCACCGCCGCCAACGTCGACGCCATGGGTGCCCTGGCCAAAGAGATGGGGCTGCCCCTGGTGGCTAAGGGCGAGGGCTATGATTCTCTGGCCGAGCTCGTCACCAAGCTCACCGGTATGGGCCTTAAAGACCTGATCATCGACACTGGCAGCCGCGACCTGAAGCAGGCCTTCCAGGATCAGATAGTTCTGCGGCGGGCCGCCCTGGTGCCTAAGTTCCGGCCCTTCGGCTTCCCCACCATCACGGTCCCGGCCCAGATGACTGACGACCCCATGATGGAAAAGCTCTACGCTTCAGTCTTCATCGCCAAATACGGCGGCATCGTGGTGGTCAACGACCTGTCCGCCGACGGGATCTTCCCGCTGCTGCTGGAGCGCCTCAACATCTACACCGACCCGCAGAAGCCCATGATCATCACCCCGGGCATCTACGAGATCGGCACTCCGGGGCCGGATTCTCCCGTAGCCATCACCACCAACTTCGCCCTCACCTACTTCATCGTGTCCGGCGAAATCGAGAGCAGCAAGGTTTCTACCTGGCTGCTCATTCAAGACACCGAGGGACTGTCGGTGATGACCGCCTGGGCCGCCGGGAAATTCTCCGGCGACTCGGTGGCGATGTTCGTGAAAAAGTGCGGGATTGCCGACAAAGTCAAGACCCGGACCCTGCTCATTCCCGGATATGCCGCGGGCATCAGCGGTGACCTGGAAGAGGAACTGCCCGATTGGAAGGTTCTCATCGGGCCTCGGGAAGCCTCTCATATCCCGGCCTTGCTGAAAACCATGTAG
- a CDS encoding DNA polymerase domain-containing protein yields the protein MKTLGWLFDLYPLRDRMVLWFITCSGERLRLEDDFPYCLYLGGPQARLRSLARGLGQRGWLRRAYPSQGQDLWTGREIPVVALEVKAYDFLPRLRKYLGALTGEVACYNCDIDIAAYYLYVRRYWPCAWYEVEAKDGRVLHLEAQEDPFAVEFDVPPLATLTLGLTRDPLIPLGAGNGLAVGWEGRSLELEAPDRPGLVRELAQWLKRANPDLVLSDWGDEEIIPTLTRWSREYDEPLPLDREVRPAPRRFSGGRSYFSYGRIVYQGSSAPFYGRWHLDRRNSFYYRESGLKGLIQIARIGQMPLQQAARSSPGTLITSMQLARAVADGILIPWRKAEPEHFKTAGELLTIDKGGLTFMPPPGLHTHVAEVDFASMYPTIMTIHNISPETVNCSCCLGATRVRSQGLGVSKNVTPPPPSVPMPARAPALHLNVRADSVGAQRAVLLERESPGKDLGATTPPTHPSPRRGGFETRPYNPWASPCPPVPEADYRLCHRREGLVPKTLRPILALREQLKARAKEVQVEDAAQYKERQTALKWMLVTCFGYLGYKNARFGRIEAHEAVTAYGRDKLLAAKEIFEDAGFTVLHGLTDCLWVQKPGPTDTGGTGVSPVLRRPDVQESPRSHFREKKIPPAPLFLRGVQSPPLKKGDLGGFEVFPTKHTNTPNDPLKANRYELELEDLCAKVSGATGVKLALEGVYRWIYFMFSKQDPNRPVATRYFGVFEDGSLKVRGLACRRRDTPPFVRRAQEAMLQKLTEAVTPEELARLKPELEEMAEGFRQSLREGGLNPQDLVITRVLSQKVEEYKVDTPTALAARQLEAAGIPIQPGEKVRYVHREGKKGPKECRVQAAPFIETLDGYDTQLYLELLDRAVEEILLPFQH from the coding sequence ATGAAAACCCTTGGCTGGCTTTTTGATCTCTATCCGTTGCGCGACCGCATGGTATTGTGGTTCATCACCTGCTCTGGGGAGCGGCTGCGGCTGGAGGATGACTTCCCCTATTGCCTCTATCTTGGGGGACCCCAGGCGCGGCTTCGGTCCCTGGCCCGGGGTTTGGGGCAGCGAGGATGGCTGCGCCGGGCCTATCCGTCCCAAGGCCAGGATTTGTGGACCGGCCGTGAGATCCCGGTAGTGGCGCTGGAGGTCAAGGCTTATGACTTTCTGCCCCGATTGAGAAAGTATCTGGGGGCATTAACTGGCGAGGTGGCCTGCTATAACTGCGACATAGACATTGCCGCCTACTATCTCTATGTCCGCCGCTATTGGCCCTGCGCCTGGTATGAGGTGGAGGCCAAAGATGGGCGCGTGCTCCACCTTGAGGCCCAAGAGGACCCTTTTGCAGTGGAGTTTGACGTGCCACCCCTGGCCACCCTTACCCTGGGCCTCACCCGGGACCCGCTCATTCCATTGGGCGCGGGAAACGGCCTGGCGGTGGGGTGGGAAGGCCGCAGCCTGGAACTGGAAGCGCCGGATAGACCCGGCCTGGTGCGGGAGTTGGCCCAGTGGCTGAAGCGGGCGAACCCGGACCTGGTGTTAAGCGACTGGGGCGACGAAGAGATCATCCCCACCCTCACCCGTTGGAGCCGGGAGTATGACGAACCACTGCCCCTGGACCGGGAAGTGCGCCCGGCCCCCCGGCGCTTTAGCGGCGGCCGCAGCTATTTTTCCTATGGCCGCATCGTCTACCAGGGTTCCTCGGCCCCTTTCTACGGCCGCTGGCACCTGGACCGGCGCAACTCCTTCTACTACCGGGAGTCGGGCCTGAAGGGACTGATCCAGATCGCCCGCATCGGCCAGATGCCCTTGCAACAGGCGGCGCGCTCCAGCCCCGGGACGCTCATCACCTCCATGCAACTGGCTCGGGCCGTGGCGGACGGCATCCTCATCCCGTGGCGCAAGGCCGAACCCGAACACTTCAAAACCGCAGGGGAACTGCTCACTATCGACAAGGGCGGCCTGACCTTCATGCCGCCGCCGGGCCTGCACACCCACGTGGCGGAAGTGGACTTCGCCTCCATGTACCCTACTATTATGACCATTCATAATATCTCTCCGGAGACGGTCAACTGCAGCTGTTGCTTGGGAGCAACAAGGGTCAGGAGTCAGGGGTTAGGGGTCAGTAAAAATGTAACACCGCCGCCCCCTTCGGTTCCGATGCCGGCGAGGGCGCCGGCGCTACATTTAAATGTCAGGGCTGACTCGGTAGGGGCACAGCGTGCGGTGCTCCTGGAGCGGGAGTCCCCCGGCAAAGACCTCGGCGCCACCACCCCTCCGACCCACCCTTCACCCCGTAGGGGCGGGTTTGAAACCCGCCCCTACAACCCCTGGGCCTCCCCCTGCCCTCCCGTTCCTGAGGCTGATTATCGTCTCTGTCACCGGCGGGAAGGGCTGGTGCCCAAAACCTTAAGACCGATTTTGGCCTTGCGGGAGCAACTCAAGGCCCGAGCCAAAGAGGTGCAGGTCGAAGATGCGGCGCAGTATAAGGAGCGGCAAACCGCCCTGAAATGGATGCTGGTCACCTGCTTCGGCTATTTAGGGTACAAGAACGCCAGGTTCGGGCGGATCGAGGCCCACGAGGCGGTGACCGCGTATGGACGGGACAAGCTGCTCGCGGCCAAGGAGATTTTTGAGGACGCCGGCTTCACGGTGCTTCACGGTCTTACAGATTGTCTCTGGGTGCAGAAACCGGGACCGACTGATACAGGTGGCACAGGCGTCTCGCCTGTGCTGCGCCGGCCAGACGTTCAGGAATCACCCAGGTCTCATTTTCGCGAAAAGAAAATCCCCCCTGCCCCCCTTTTTCTAAGGGGGGTTCAAAGTCCCCCTTTGAAAAAGGGGGATTTAGGGGGATTTGAAGTTTTCCCGACAAAACATACGAACACCCCCAATGACCCGTTAAAGGCGAACCGGTATGAGCTTGAACTGGAAGACTTGTGCGCCAAGGTATCCGGGGCCACCGGGGTCAAGCTCGCCCTGGAGGGGGTGTACCGCTGGATCTATTTCATGTTTTCCAAGCAAGACCCGAACCGGCCGGTCGCCACACGGTACTTCGGGGTCTTTGAGGATGGGTCGCTCAAGGTGCGGGGTCTGGCTTGCCGGCGGCGGGATACCCCGCCCTTCGTACGCCGGGCCCAGGAGGCCATGTTACAAAAACTGACCGAGGCGGTGACCCCCGAGGAGTTGGCGCGCCTTAAGCCGGAGTTGGAGGAGATGGCCGAGGGTTTTCGGCAGAGCCTCCGGGAAGGTGGGCTTAACCCTCAGGACCTGGTCATTACCCGGGTGCTGTCCCAAAAGGTGGAAGAATACAAGGTGGATACCCCCACTGCCCTGGCAGCCCGGCAACTGGAAGCCGCCGGCATCCCCATCCAGCCGGGGGAAAAGGTGCGCTATGTGCACCGGGAAGGGAAAAAAGGCCCCAAGGAGTGCCGTGTCCAGGCCGCGCCATTCATAGAGACCCTGGATGGGTATGATACCCAGCTTTACCTGGAGTTGCTGGACCGCGCTGTGGAAGAAATTCTTCTGCCATTCCAGCATTAA
- a CDS encoding rhodanese-like domain-containing protein: MLKKGRLSMLAFLLLLSWSLLAGAQGDKPAAAPLAEKPVAPAAEAQKAPPEIPKDKQTALGMYLTSKEAYDMWQKDQQGVKIIDCRTPEEYAFIGHAPMAVNIPSKFMAYTWDEKKKEYAMKPNPNFVKEVQKRFAKDDTILVMCRSGQRSAPSVDLLAKAGFTKVYNIHDGFEGDKIKDPNSPNKGKRMKEGWRISGLPWTYDLDVKLIYLPKGTPKAK, translated from the coding sequence ATGTTGAAAAAAGGTCGCTTGAGCATGTTGGCATTTCTGCTGCTTTTATCCTGGTCACTCCTCGCAGGGGCTCAGGGCGATAAGCCTGCGGCGGCTCCTCTTGCCGAAAAGCCCGTCGCACCGGCCGCCGAAGCCCAGAAAGCCCCGCCGGAGATTCCCAAGGATAAGCAAACCGCCCTGGGAATGTATCTCACCTCCAAGGAAGCCTACGACATGTGGCAAAAGGACCAGCAGGGTGTGAAGATCATCGATTGTCGGACCCCGGAAGAGTATGCCTTTATAGGGCATGCGCCCATGGCCGTGAATATTCCCAGTAAATTTATGGCCTATACCTGGGATGAAAAGAAAAAAGAGTACGCCATGAAACCCAATCCCAACTTCGTAAAAGAAGTTCAAAAGAGATTTGCCAAAGATGACACCATCTTGGTAATGTGCCGCTCCGGACAGCGCAGCGCCCCATCGGTGGATTTGTTGGCCAAGGCCGGATTTACCAAAGTTTATAACATCCACGACGGGTTTGAAGGCGATAAGATCAAAGATCCGAACAGCCCCAACAAGGGCAAACGCATGAAAGAAGGCTGGAGAATTTCCGGCCTACCCTGGACCTATGACCTCGACGTTAAGCTGATATATCTCCCCAAGGGCACGCCGAAAGCAAAGTGA
- a CDS encoding dihydropteroate synthase yields MSKFYRIGENLNVVTKVYGQAMKERNPKPLQEVALKEAEAGVDFIDVNIGPARKGGEELMTWIVKAIQEVVPNVPLALDTSNIAAMEAGLKVHKGRALINSIMARPERMDGMMPLVKKYDADMIGLMWGPEGMPRDEHERGMLTAEILAKAAEYDIENERIWFDPIIAPLNIQQNQLIATLEYMSMLQDMAPGSKSTCGLSNSSNGVPDELRPIINRTYVIMLQQKGMVSAIVDSFDQELADVVNGKMPEAVKIVTDIMEGKSVDIPSMSKTLQNYAKTARVIMGQVLFSDSWLEI; encoded by the coding sequence ATGAGTAAATTTTACCGAATCGGCGAAAACCTGAACGTGGTGACCAAAGTTTATGGTCAAGCCATGAAGGAGCGTAACCCCAAGCCCCTCCAGGAGGTGGCCCTGAAAGAGGCCGAGGCCGGGGTGGATTTTATCGATGTTAATATCGGCCCGGCCCGCAAAGGCGGCGAAGAGCTGATGACATGGATAGTCAAGGCCATCCAGGAAGTGGTGCCCAATGTGCCCCTGGCCCTGGATACCTCCAACATCGCCGCCATGGAAGCTGGTCTCAAGGTCCATAAAGGCCGCGCCCTGATCAATTCCATCATGGCCCGGCCCGAGCGCATGGACGGCATGATGCCCCTGGTGAAGAAGTACGATGCCGACATGATCGGCCTGATGTGGGGCCCCGAAGGCATGCCCCGGGACGAACACGAACGCGGCATGCTTACCGCTGAAATCCTGGCCAAGGCGGCGGAATACGACATCGAGAACGAACGCATCTGGTTCGATCCCATCATCGCGCCGCTGAACATCCAGCAAAACCAGCTCATCGCCACCCTGGAGTATATGTCGATGCTTCAGGATATGGCGCCGGGATCTAAGTCTACCTGCGGTCTGTCCAACTCGTCAAACGGTGTGCCCGATGAGCTCCGCCCCATCATTAATCGCACTTATGTCATCATGCTCCAGCAAAAAGGCATGGTCTCCGCCATCGTAGACTCCTTCGACCAGGAGCTGGCCGACGTGGTCAACGGCAAAATGCCCGAAGCCGTGAAAATTGTTACCGATATCATGGAAGGCAAATCCGTGGACATCCCATCCATGTCCAAAACCTTGCAGAACTACGCCAAGACCGCCCGGGTCATCATGGGTCAAGTCTTGTTCTCCGACTCCTGGCTGGAAATCTAG
- the acsB gene encoding acetyl-CoA decarbonylase/synthase complex subunit alpha/beta — protein MSKIIISAAIRGAHKIVNKCAAKLDEAIQKYGENQEIGFPNTAYYLPIIYSLMGTKIEKLKDAVPVMKRCKSLLPPVPAEHNYLPYLGPGLDAGLATLFAEEIFEAIRYVDDPNFYVGGEEVYSKGDKNIWLGAAEDTIFRKRGVEFVDGSAPGFAAIVGAAPSVQEAVDLVTEYQKKNLYIFCAAKSIDGKTSVPEQLLEGGVQIGWPTRIVPFSPDISGAVFALGFANRAAMAFGGMKPGAALKMLLYNKDRIFAFVNAVSEISDEWYANAAGCINWGFPTITNQDIPQVLPTGICTYEHVVSNVPMAELGQKSIEVRGLKVAITAIDIPVNFGAAFEGERVRKDDLYAECGGGKTQAVELVTSKRMEEVEDGKVEVFGLDLPDLPQDKIPMRLPMAIVVEVAGRAFQPDFEPILERQIHHLVNYAQGVMHIGQRDIAWYRIGKSAVEKGFSLKHIGTILHAKFHQDFGAIFDKCQIKIYTDKDKVDEITKQARKIYHERDRRVENMRDETTETYYSCTLCQSFAPNHVCVVSPERTGLCGAYNWMDCKASFEINPTGPNQPILKGETLDEKLGNWQGVNDFVFKASRQSVASYNMYSLVYDPMTTCGCCEAISAVLPMCNGIMTVNRDYTGETPCGMKFTTLAGVIGGGQVTPGFVGHSKFNVTQRKFIIGDGGLKRVVWMPKILKDELRERLLARGEEEGIPDLIDRIADETVGVTEDEILAYLTEKKHPALEMDPIIG, from the coding sequence GTGTCGAAAATCATCATATCCGCAGCCATCCGCGGGGCTCACAAGATCGTAAACAAGTGCGCGGCCAAATTGGACGAAGCCATCCAGAAATATGGTGAAAACCAGGAAATCGGTTTCCCCAATACCGCCTATTATCTTCCCATTATCTACTCCCTGATGGGCACCAAGATCGAGAAGCTGAAGGACGCGGTTCCCGTCATGAAACGCTGCAAATCCCTGCTGCCGCCGGTCCCGGCCGAGCACAACTACCTGCCCTACTTGGGACCCGGCCTGGACGCTGGTCTGGCCACCCTGTTCGCCGAAGAAATTTTCGAGGCCATCCGCTACGTGGATGATCCGAATTTCTATGTGGGCGGGGAAGAAGTCTATAGCAAAGGCGACAAGAATATCTGGCTGGGCGCCGCGGAAGACACCATCTTCCGGAAACGTGGCGTCGAGTTCGTAGACGGCTCCGCCCCCGGGTTCGCCGCCATCGTCGGCGCCGCCCCCTCGGTGCAGGAAGCCGTGGACCTGGTCACGGAATATCAGAAAAAGAACCTCTACATCTTCTGCGCCGCCAAGTCCATTGACGGCAAAACCTCGGTACCTGAACAGCTCCTGGAAGGCGGGGTACAGATCGGCTGGCCCACCCGGATCGTGCCCTTCAGCCCGGACATCTCCGGTGCGGTCTTCGCTCTGGGCTTCGCCAACCGGGCCGCCATGGCCTTCGGTGGCATGAAGCCTGGTGCGGCCCTGAAAATGCTCCTGTACAACAAGGACCGCATCTTCGCGTTCGTTAACGCCGTATCCGAAATCTCCGATGAATGGTACGCCAACGCCGCCGGTTGTATCAACTGGGGCTTCCCCACCATCACCAACCAGGACATCCCCCAGGTGCTGCCCACCGGTATCTGTACTTATGAGCATGTGGTCAGCAACGTACCCATGGCGGAGTTGGGCCAGAAGTCCATCGAAGTCCGGGGCCTCAAGGTCGCGATCACCGCGATCGACATCCCGGTGAACTTCGGCGCCGCCTTCGAAGGTGAGCGCGTCCGCAAAGACGACCTCTACGCCGAGTGTGGTGGCGGCAAGACCCAGGCGGTGGAGTTGGTCACCAGCAAACGCATGGAAGAAGTGGAAGACGGCAAAGTGGAAGTCTTCGGTCTTGATCTTCCGGACCTGCCGCAAGACAAGATCCCCATGCGCCTGCCCATGGCGATCGTGGTTGAAGTTGCCGGCCGGGCCTTCCAGCCCGACTTCGAGCCCATCCTGGAACGGCAGATTCACCATCTGGTGAACTACGCCCAGGGCGTCATGCATATCGGGCAGCGGGACATCGCCTGGTACCGCATCGGCAAATCCGCGGTGGAAAAGGGCTTCAGCCTGAAACACATCGGCACTATCCTCCACGCCAAGTTCCATCAGGACTTCGGCGCCATCTTCGACAAATGTCAGATCAAGATTTACACCGATAAAGACAAAGTGGACGAAATCACCAAGCAGGCCCGGAAAATCTATCACGAACGTGACCGCCGGGTCGAGAACATGCGTGATGAAACCACCGAGACTTACTACTCCTGCACCCTGTGCCAGTCCTTCGCGCCGAACCACGTCTGCGTGGTCAGCCCTGAGCGGACCGGCCTCTGCGGCGCTTATAACTGGATGGACTGCAAAGCCTCCTTCGAAATCAACCCCACCGGCCCCAACCAGCCCATCCTGAAGGGCGAAACCCTGGATGAGAAGCTGGGGAACTGGCAGGGTGTCAACGATTTCGTCTTCAAGGCTTCCCGGCAGTCGGTTGCTTCCTACAACATGTACAGCCTGGTCTATGATCCCATGACCACCTGCGGCTGCTGCGAGGCTATTTCCGCGGTGCTGCCCATGTGCAATGGCATTATGACCGTTAACCGGGACTACACCGGTGAAACCCCCTGCGGGATGAAGTTCACCACCCTGGCCGGCGTCATCGGCGGCGGGCAGGTTACCCCGGGTTTCGTGGGCCACAGCAAGTTCAACGTCACCCAACGGAAGTTCATCATAGGCGACGGTGGCCTGAAACGGGTAGTGTGGATGCCCAAAATCCTGAAAGATGAACTCCGGGAACGGCTCCTGGCACGGGGTGAGGAAGAAGGGATTCCCGATCTTATCGATCGTATTGCCGATGAGACCGTAGGTGTCACTGAAGACGAAATCCTGGCCTACCTGACGGAAAAGAAACACCCGGCCCTGGAGATGGATCCCATTATCGGCTAA
- a CDS encoding helix-turn-helix transcriptional regulator, producing MWGRRQDEAIRALQSLGFVKLGDSLPWRQAFPEYDNKTLPGVVLAGARGKEGITQRELAGRVGLPQRHISEIERGKRPIGKEMAKKLGKALHLDYRVFL from the coding sequence TTGTGGGGCCGTCGGCAGGATGAGGCGATCCGGGCGTTGCAATCTTTGGGTTTTGTCAAACTGGGTGATTCGCTGCCGTGGCGTCAGGCGTTTCCTGAGTATGACAACAAAACTTTGCCTGGAGTGGTCTTGGCGGGAGCCAGGGGCAAAGAAGGAATTACCCAGAGGGAACTGGCCGGGCGGGTGGGCCTTCCCCAGAGGCACATTTCCGAAATTGAACGCGGCAAGCGTCCCATCGGCAAGGAAATGGCCAAGAAATTGGGGAAGGCTTTGCACCTTGATTATCGAGTGTTCCTCTAA